From a region of the Carassius auratus strain Wakin unplaced genomic scaffold, ASM336829v1 scaf_tig00001766, whole genome shotgun sequence genome:
- the LOC113069605 gene encoding CXADR-like membrane protein, translated as LSVLTIPWHRALTLPSSLFVSLFTVLLSVLQANGQTEMKKVVGDNATLPCHHQLWQADISLLDIEWMLHRSSSRQNVVITYSGGRIYDTNENEARRLSLAGDYLKGDASLLISDLSLSDSGEYICKVKNGGKYYWNTVKLIVLLKPSKPRCWMEGRLLEGSDVRLSCKSTDGSDPISYKWERVLDNGKYVGKLPPLALIDLKNPEIVTLKNLTRESAGVYKCTASNDVGEENCTLEVKVHYVRGMGVVAGAVVGVSFGVLLIILIVWLVFRKKEKKKYEEEEAPNEIREDAEAPKAKLVKPNSLSSSRSGSSRSGASSTQSMVHNSALRGPRPRLPVVAALKESGQAENFPPVPPPYNHVVPKPPEPSSSPKASPAKLSPGNLARMGATPVMIPAQTKAFQTV; from the exons CCTTTCAGTCCTAACTATTCCTTGGCATCGGGCCTTAACGCTTCCctcctctctctttgtctctctcttcaCAGTATTGCTGAGTGTGCTTCAGGCAAATGGCCAGACAGAGATGAAGAAGGTGGTTGGAGACAACGCCACGCTGCCGTGCCACCATCAGCTGTGGCAAGCCGACATCTCCCTGCTGGACATCGAATGGATGCTGCATAGATCCAGCTCACGGCAGAATGTG GTGATCACATACTCTGGCGGTAGGATCTATGACACCAACGAAAACGAAGCAAGGCGGCTGTCCCTAGCGGGAGACTATCTAAAAGGCGACGCTTCACTCTTGATCAGTGACCTCTCACTCAGCGACTCCGGAGAATACATCTGCAAGGTCAAGAACGGCGGGAAGTACTACTGGAACACAGTCAAACTCATTGTACTCT TAAAGCCGTCTAAACCACGCTGTTGGATGGAAGGTCGTCTGCTGGAAGGAAGTGATGTCAGACTGAGCTGCAAGTCCACAGATGGTTCTGACCCAATCAGCTACAAATGGGAAAGAGTCTTAGACAATGGAAAATATGTCGGCAAGCTGCCACCTCTGGCCCTCATAG ATCTGAAGAACCCTGAGATTGTGACATTGAAGAATCTGACCAGGGAAAGCGCGGGTGTTTATAAATGCACCGCCAGCAATGATGTCGGAGAAGAAAACTGCACTTTAGAGGTCAAAGTTCACT ATGTCCGGGGGATGGGCGTGGTGGCTGGAGCGGTGGTGGGCGTGTCCTTCGGCGTTCTCCTCATCATCCTTATCGTCTGGCTTGTTTTCCgcaaaaaagagaagaagaaatatGAAGAGGAGGAAGCACCCAATGAAATAAG GGAAGATGCAGAGGCTCCCAAAGCCAAACTGGTGAAGCCgaactctctctcctcctcccgATCTGGTAGTTCTCGCTCCGGGGCCTCCTCCACTCAGTCTATGGTGCACAACAGCGCCCTCCGTGGGCCCAGGCCTCGACTGCCTGTCGTGGCTGCCCTTAAGGAAAGCGGGCAGGCCGAAAACTTCCCCCCGGTCCCACCGCCGTACAACCATGTGGTCCCCAAACCTCCGGAGCCCAGCAGTAGCCCCAAAGCCAGCCCGGCCAAACTCAGCCCTGGGAACCTGGCGAGGATGGGCGCCACACCAGTGATGATTCCCGCCCAAACCAAGGCATTTCAGACTGTGTAG